TGCACAATTGTATTTCTAAGCCGCGGCGCCTTCGGGCAACAAGTCTAGGTTGCGAGACAGTTCCATACGTACTGCCATCAACGGCCGTCACCCGAACTGTCCAACAAGCTGCTATCGACTCCTTGCGAGCTGTTGTGAGACAACCGCGTACGGCTGGAAGCAAGCTATTGTTGAAGGATGCAGGCTCAACCAAGTCGAGGAATGCATAGGTCCCAAACCCTGCGTCCAGGATGAGGCTCGTCCGACGGGTGAGTTTTGGGTGAGTTGAGGTTTGTCTTGCTTTGAGTGATGAAGCTGTCAAATATCTAGATAGTTGAGCAGCTTCATTGAGCCTTCGTGCTATCGTACCTCCCCcctggcccctccccccagcTCCCTCTCCAACTGCTGAGGTGTTTTCTCGCACTCATCTCCGCCTCCCCCAAACCGTCGACGCACAAGCCATCCCCGCCGGTGAGTTGCGCGAAACCCAAAAACAGAAAGAAGAAACCTAGTTGCCTAGACTGCCGCAGAATCGCCCAGGTGCAGTTCCATCCATACCAGGACGGTGCCCACCTCTCCCCACTAGCCACTGACATGCAACTGGATGGTGGTAGGCGGTCACTGGCGGACGCGGACTGGCTGCACCGAGGTGCTTAAGTGGGTAATTGCTATCGATAAGATACGTTATAGCGGCTGGCCTGGAGCCCCCGAAtgccccggcggcggctctgcTCTGCGATTCCATTCGATGCAGGGACCTTCTGTGCCTGGAGCGGCTGGgctgggggggggcagcaTCTAGATGGATCATCAAGCCAGAAATTTTCTGATGCTTCACTCCCTTCCCATCCGCTCAATACCCACCCACAGTTCGGACCGCTTCCAGAAACGCTGGGCTCTCAGACGTATCATCCGCTAAAGATCGATACCAGTTGATCCGATAGGGCCTCGTACTCTCTTCATTGTTTCTTTGTTTGGCTCTAAACTGGACCCTGCCGTTTCAGGACCAGGCAGAACGACATTGATCTTCAGCCGCCGGGTTACATCCGTCCTCCCCCAGAAGAGCCAACCATAGATGGAAGGCTGaagctgatgctgatgctgagACTGAGACCGAGACCAAGATTGATACTCTTCGACTGAGATACCAGACTGCCAGACCCGCCCACCCTTGATTCTAATTATATCTGCATCTGCAGATATTTTGGCAATCATCTCGGAGCAAACGCAGGCTTACCTCGTGAATAAAACAAGGCCTTGTGAATCACGATTTTCAGAAGAGGGGGTAGTTAATCGAGGGTCAGCCTTCAGTCTGATCAGTCGAAGTCAGGAGCCAAAGTACTGGAAGGAAATTGCAGGTTTGCAAGTGCACAGAGAGGAAAGGCGAGAAAAAAAGGTCGTCGAAGGTGAGGGTGCCTTCCAACTTTGTGCCTTGCCTCGACAACATcctactacctaccttaggtaccttacctaACAGATCCAACCTGCCCCAGCCTGGTTGGCCAACATCGCCAGGTCACCTCTAGCGGTTTCCCTGGACTGCCTTTCAGTAGGGGTTTGAGGACAGGACACCATACTCAGCCTAAGTACACACCAGGCAACTACATTTCTTCTGGTATCCAATATTTTCCCAGCTTCTTGGCGACTGCGCTTGCTGGGTCTTCTGCAGCGATTTCTGAGACCTCGTGCCTACAACGTCAAGACAGAAGAGGATCGCGTCGGATCAAGTTCAAGGGACCTGTACTTTCTGTTTCTACGAAGCAAGAGCGAGGTCTTGTTACTGTTACCGACGAGCCGGCCTCAGCGAGTCCTGCGATTTCCCATACTCAGCCAGCTCTGGCCGTCAGCCTGGCATCTTTGACTGCTCGCCAGAAGTTCCGACTCTGGTCTTGCCTGCCGACGTCAGAGAATACATCGCACTTCGGCGATATTTCCGTCAGTTGCTGGTCTCCGATCGGCCTCCTTACTTAGCCACGGACACTCCCTCGGCACAAGTTTTTGCCTCGAGCATACGACAGGGTAACCCCGCAGTCATTCGAAGGCAAACATCTCCAAAGGCAACGCCCGACAACACAGTACGCAATTCTGTCTCTTGTGTCGGCAGTCGTACGCCTGACGACTTGGTAGACCAAACGTGTTTTCCTGTTAGAGTGAGTCACGACACGGCGACGACTCTTGACTTTGCTTTTCCACATGCTCCTACTAACACATGCAAGCTGTGCTTCTGTACAATCTTCAAACCATCCTAGGCACTGTACGTCGCGATGCTTGCAGTTGAACGCCCTACGCAACCCAAGGCGGGCTCCGAGAGGCATGACGACCAGTCTGACGAGAAGGTCGAGCATACTGGGCCTGATGCCATACAGCCTCATGTCCTCATCGATAGGCTTGTTCCGCAACAGCTGGGTCGAGGAGTACTTATCCCGTTGAAGACGACGCTCGAAATCCGTCAAGACCACACCATTGTGCAGGCCTTGATCACCCGAGCGCCATCTACGTCCACTAACAATGTCGTCAAGTAAGTCTGATAAGTGCATAAATGTGGTTCCCTGCTGACCTGCTTCCAGCTTGATCCGCTCGATGCTACCTGAAGGCGTGGCTAACAACTTGCCTCACCTGCGCCGATGCGCGAAGCCTGCCGATATGCCGGCTCACCTCAAGACGCAGTTCATGAACGACTCTCCCGAGGGCCGCCAGGTCCATACCGGAAAGTCGACCTGGATCTACATCATGCTCGGCGAAGAGAAAGACTTTGACCGATACGACTTGATGGCCAAGCTGTCTGCCATTGATGGCATGGCCGAGAACGTCTTCCTCACCAAGATTCCCATTCCAGCAGTGCCTCCTACCTCCCAGATACAGGCGGCCATGTGGACGTCGCAGTTCTGGCCCACGGTGTACAGGAAGAACAACCCTCTCGGACCACACCCGAGCATGGTCGGCCGCTCGACGGAAGCCATCAGGGATGAGACGTCTCTGTGGATGACGCTGGCCCACCGAGTCGCTTtccaggccaagaaggcgggTGTCGGTGAGCCCATGGGTGCT
This genomic interval from Colletotrichum higginsianum IMI 349063 chromosome 9, whole genome shotgun sequence contains the following:
- a CDS encoding Cytidine and deoxycytidylate deaminase zinc-binding region, whose product is MLAVERPTQPKAGSERHDDQSDEKVEHTGPDAIQPHVLIDRLVPQQLGRGVLIPLKTTLEIRQDHTIVQALITRAPSTSTNNVVNLIRSMLPEGVANNLPHLRRCAKPADMPAHLKTQFMNDSPEGRQVHTGKSTWIYIMLGEEKDFDRYDLMAKLSAIDGMAENVFLTKIPIPAVPPTSQIQAAMWTSQFWPTVYRKNNPLGPHPSMVGRSTEAIRDETSLWMTLAHRVAFQAKKAGVGEPMGAVIVQREGGKSTLVAVAGDARWHQEPSRSGTGNPMGHCALRAMSMVAQKLVRHERRAAGRSNLPPILEYDMFQDLPLVEDELTVYNDDHPNAEGYLCHGMEMYLTHEPCVQCSMGILHSRMGKVVFAQRMPLTGGMCSEDRGHGHPGLENCGGGEGLGLFWRRELNWSLLAWEWESSDCVEPLPPVDHRAHA